AGCTTGAGCAGCGCGTCCGGTCAGGCGGCTCCTGGGCTACGGCATGGCTCCTCGCCGCCAGTTTCTCGGCCGGTGCAGGCATCTGGAGCACGCATTTCATCGGGATGCTCGGATACGATCCAGGGGTCGTCATCGGCTACGAGGCCGCGACGACGCTCCTCTCACTGATCGTAGCCTTCACGGCCGCTCTGGTGGCGTTCGCGCTGATGCGCGCCGCTCCGCACGGGGCGGCCTGGGCCGGGATTATCGCGGGCCTGCTCCTCGGCGGCGGCATTGCCTGCATGCACTTCCTGGGCATCGCCGGCGTGGTGCTGCCAGGACATTTCGCGTGGGATCCGGCGCTGGTCAGCGCGGCGCTACTGTGCGGCTGCGGCCTGTCGGCAGCTGCCCTGGCGATCCACATCCGCCGAGCGGAGGCGCGTTCGCGGATCATCGCCGCCACCGTTCTCACGGGCGCCATCGCCAGCCTGCACTTCCTCGCCATGGCTGCGGCCCGCGCCGTTCCGGATCCCGCGGTGGTGACGCCGGACCTCGGCCTTGCGCGCGGTGCGCTGGCGCTCGGCATCGCGATCCTGATGGCGGTGATTTTGGCCTTCGCCGCCCTCGCCCTCATGCTGGACCACCTGCGCACGATCAACGCCGCCCTGGCACGCCAAAGTACCGTCTTGCGCGAGAAGACCCTGCTGCTGGACGCGACCCTGGACAACATGGACCAGGGCCTCATCATGGTGGACGCTCGAGGGGTCGTTCAGGTGTGCAACGAGCGCGCCTTGGCCCTCTTGGATCTGCCGCGCGCCATGATGCAGGATCGTCCGAGCTACAAGGCCGTCCTGCGCCACCAGCTCCGTCACCGTGAGCGCATTCGGACCGACCGATCGTTCCGAGACTGGATCGAGCGCGGCGGCGCTGAACAGGCGCATGTCCACGAGCGCTTGCGCCCGAACGGCATCGTGCTGGAGATCCGCACCGTCCCGCTGCCGGAGGGCGGCTTCGTCCGGACCTTCACCGACATCACGCAGCGCAAGAAGGCGGAGGCGGAGATCGCGCGGCTGGCGCGGCACGACATCCTCACCGGCTTGCCGAACCGCGGCCTGTTCCGCGAGCATCTCGACCGCCGGCTGTCCGAAATCGCCTCGAAGGGCGGGGCCGCCGCCGTGCTGTACATCGACCTCGACGGTTTCAAGGGTGTGAACGACACCCTCGGCCATCAGGTGGGCGACATATTGCTGTGTGCCGTGGCCGACCGGCTGCGCATCGCCGTCGGCGACGGCGTGGTGGCGCGGCTCGGCGGCGATGAGTTCGCCGTCCTCCTCGCCGGAGGACGACAGGAAGCCGCCGATGTCGCCGCGCAGCTCGTCGCGCTGTTCGAGGCGCCGATTCAGGTCGGCGAGATTCGCATCGGCGTTGGGTTGAGCGTCGGTATCGCATTGGCGCCGGAGCACGGGACGAGCCCCGAATGTCT
The sequence above is drawn from the Methylobacterium mesophilicum SR1.6/6 genome and encodes:
- a CDS encoding bifunctional diguanylate cyclase/phosphodiesterase is translated as MYRALACLTDEHTLWVLPLAACVCWISCCVALQLEQRVRSGGSWATAWLLAASFSAGAGIWSTHFIGMLGYDPGVVIGYEAATTLLSLIVAFTAALVAFALMRAAPHGAAWAGIIAGLLLGGGIACMHFLGIAGVVLPGHFAWDPALVSAALLCGCGLSAAALAIHIRRAEARSRIIAATVLTGAIASLHFLAMAAARAVPDPAVVTPDLGLARGALALGIAILMAVILAFAALALMLDHLRTINAALARQSTVLREKTLLLDATLDNMDQGLIMVDARGVVQVCNERALALLDLPRAMMQDRPSYKAVLRHQLRHRERIRTDRSFRDWIERGGAEQAHVHERLRPNGIVLEIRTVPLPEGGFVRTFTDITQRKKAEAEIARLARHDILTGLPNRGLFREHLDRRLSEIASKGGAAAVLYIDLDGFKGVNDTLGHQVGDILLCAVADRLRIAVGDGVVARLGGDEFAVLLAGGRQEAADVAAQLVALFEAPIQVGEIRIGVGLSVGIALAPEHGTSPECLYRRADLALYRAKAEGRGTYRVFATDMDEEAEERHALESDLRQALADGSLDLHYQPQVDGASGKLLGFEALVRWLHPVRGPIAPTVFVSLAEESGLIVALGDWVLREACREAASWASELKVSVNLSPRQLLKPDLPETVLAVLAETGLSPDRLELEVTESVIINDMSRAIGILRRLKSFGIRISMDDFGTGYASLATLQAFPFDKMKIDRSFIAQLESDPQAAVIVRAVLSLGRSLRMSVVAEGVETPAQRRFLADEACGEMQGYLFGKPGPISDYAAMLSAPDLCGGPAGPAAKVA